Proteins co-encoded in one Microbacterium hydrocarbonoxydans genomic window:
- a CDS encoding ROK family transcriptional regulator produces MARPLAGPQTLLRTLNGRAILETLARRGPLTRTELMAETGLSRTAVTQVLRMLESVDAVAPAGVDRETRGPAAGLVALHPQLGFAAAVHVDGQGAHVVLVDPTGVVRAEHYAPFAPHVERVELIAGLVETCLRSVQGPLHLVLAGVPGIVSADGAVRDDEGPDGGAFRCALEKRLGCPVRIENDVNLAALAELTSGSGASLASFALLLLDEGLGAGIVIDGSVHRGFSGVAGEVMYLPQTPVPIGAPVLSDDVVGDLALAHGRDPRAPIVQHLDAAAEGDEAAQAMVAEMARRLTLVAGSIALVLDPEAFILAGIAAHPVLVDGVSRVADELAVRLPLRFLVSSFGPEAPLVGAIGEAAGALRATVFAQLVPSVERSAARRA; encoded by the coding sequence ATGGCACGACCGCTCGCAGGCCCGCAGACACTGCTGCGTACGCTGAACGGGCGCGCGATCCTCGAGACGCTGGCTCGCCGAGGGCCCCTCACCCGCACCGAGCTGATGGCCGAGACAGGGCTGTCGCGCACGGCCGTCACGCAGGTGCTCCGGATGCTGGAGAGCGTGGATGCGGTGGCTCCGGCCGGTGTCGACCGCGAGACGCGCGGGCCCGCAGCCGGCCTGGTCGCGCTGCATCCCCAGCTCGGATTCGCCGCTGCGGTCCATGTCGACGGGCAGGGCGCGCACGTCGTGCTGGTCGACCCGACCGGCGTGGTCAGGGCCGAGCACTATGCGCCGTTCGCGCCTCACGTCGAACGCGTCGAACTCATCGCCGGACTCGTCGAGACCTGCCTGCGCTCCGTGCAGGGACCACTGCACCTCGTGCTCGCAGGCGTTCCGGGAATCGTGTCGGCCGATGGCGCCGTCCGCGACGACGAGGGGCCCGACGGCGGTGCGTTCCGCTGCGCCCTCGAGAAGCGGCTCGGCTGCCCCGTGCGCATCGAGAACGACGTCAACCTCGCAGCCCTGGCAGAGCTCACGTCGGGTTCCGGCGCCTCGCTCGCCAGTTTCGCGCTGCTGCTGCTCGATGAGGGGCTCGGTGCCGGCATCGTGATCGACGGCTCCGTGCACCGTGGGTTCTCCGGCGTGGCCGGCGAGGTCATGTACCTGCCGCAGACCCCGGTGCCGATCGGCGCCCCTGTGCTCAGCGATGACGTGGTGGGCGACCTCGCGCTCGCGCACGGACGCGACCCGCGAGCACCCATCGTGCAGCATCTCGACGCGGCCGCCGAGGGCGACGAAGCCGCGCAGGCCATGGTCGCCGAGATGGCGCGACGGCTGACTCTGGTGGCGGGCAGCATCGCGCTCGTGCTCGACCCCGAGGCGTTCATCCTGGCCGGCATCGCCGCGCATCCGGTGCTCGTCGACGGTGTCTCTCGGGTGGCCGACGAACTCGCCGTGCGGCTGCCGTTGCGCTTCCTCGTCTCGTCCTTCGGCCCCGAAGCTCCTCTCGTGGGAGCGATCGGCGAAGCGGCCGGGGCTCTTCGGGCGACCGTGTTCGCCCAGCTCGTGCCCTCGGTCGAGCGATCCGCTGCGCGCAGGGCGTAG
- the galK gene encoding galactokinase gives MTIAQDAARALFTDLTGRTPAGTWSAPGRVNLIGEHTDYNDGFVLPFAIPHRTVAAVGARDDARIRVASTFADAPVEVSLDELDELFPTPSGATPAVPEWAAYPLGVAWALRRSGTAGIGLDIAIASDVPVGAGLSSSAAIEGATASALNDLWSAGLDRRALARIGRRAENEAVGAPTGIMDQMASMLGEPDAAIFLDCRSLETALVPLGMAESGLAILVMDTRVKHAHSTGGYGERRAACERGAAIMGVGSLRDVSVDELPRAQELMDDVTFRRVRHVVTENQRVLDTVELLREQGARAIGDLLVASHASMRDDFEISVPELDTAVEAALEAGALGARMTGGGFGGAAIALVEQDSVEAVSDAVAAAFAQAGFAAPVVFTVTAAAGAHRDV, from the coding sequence ATGACCATCGCACAGGACGCCGCGCGCGCTCTCTTCACCGACCTGACCGGACGCACTCCCGCCGGCACCTGGTCCGCACCCGGCCGTGTGAACCTCATCGGCGAGCACACCGACTACAACGACGGCTTCGTCCTGCCGTTCGCGATCCCCCACCGCACGGTCGCCGCCGTCGGCGCGCGCGACGACGCACGCATCCGGGTCGCGTCGACCTTCGCGGATGCTCCTGTCGAGGTTTCGCTGGACGAGCTCGACGAGCTCTTCCCCACCCCGAGCGGCGCGACTCCCGCCGTTCCCGAGTGGGCCGCTTACCCGTTGGGCGTCGCCTGGGCGCTGCGCCGAAGCGGCACGGCGGGCATCGGACTCGACATCGCCATCGCTTCGGATGTGCCGGTCGGCGCGGGACTCTCATCATCCGCCGCGATCGAGGGCGCGACCGCCTCTGCGCTGAACGATCTCTGGAGTGCCGGGCTCGATCGCCGCGCCCTGGCCCGCATCGGCCGCCGCGCCGAGAACGAAGCCGTCGGTGCTCCTACGGGCATCATGGATCAGATGGCGTCCATGCTCGGAGAGCCGGATGCCGCGATCTTCCTGGACTGCCGCTCGCTCGAGACGGCGCTCGTGCCGTTGGGCATGGCAGAGTCGGGGCTCGCGATCCTCGTGATGGACACGCGCGTGAAGCACGCGCACTCCACCGGTGGCTACGGCGAGCGACGCGCGGCGTGCGAGCGCGGGGCCGCGATCATGGGCGTCGGCAGCCTGCGCGACGTGTCTGTCGATGAGCTCCCGCGCGCACAGGAACTCATGGACGACGTGACCTTCCGCCGCGTGCGCCACGTCGTCACCGAGAATCAGCGCGTGCTCGACACGGTCGAACTGCTTCGTGAACAGGGCGCGCGCGCCATCGGCGACCTGCTGGTGGCCTCGCACGCATCCATGCGCGACGACTTCGAGATCTCGGTTCCCGAGCTCGACACCGCGGTGGAGGCTGCGCTCGAAGCCGGAGCGCTCGGCGCGCGGATGACGGGCGGCGGCTTCGGCGGAGCCGCGATCGCGCTGGTCGAGCAGGACTCCGTCGAGGCCGTCTCGGATGCAGTCGCCGCCGCCTTCGCTCAGGCCGGATTCGCCGCGCCCGTCGTCTTCACGGTCACGGCAGCGGCGGGCGCACACCGCGACGTCTGA
- the galE gene encoding UDP-glucose 4-epimerase GalE has product MSWIVTGGAGYIGSHVVRALADAGLAPVILDDLSSGVESFVPEGVPFVTGSILDRELVEKTLRDHDAEGVIHVAGFKYAGVSVQRPLHTYAQNVEGTRVILEAMEGAGVSNIVFSSSAAVFGTPDVPLVVEGTEKKPASPYGESKLIGEWLLRDQAVATAETARPLRHTSLRYFNVVGSADPTVYDVSPHNLFPIVFEALLAGKTPRINGDDYDTEDGTNVRDYVHVGDIAAAHVAAAQRLAAGEPLEPAYNLGSGDGLSVKQIMDAVARVTGIDFTPEIGPRRAGDPDRIVATGELAARDLDWKMRYSVDEMVRTGWEARRNAS; this is encoded by the coding sequence ATGTCCTGGATCGTCACCGGCGGCGCCGGCTACATCGGATCGCACGTCGTACGAGCATTGGCGGATGCCGGGCTGGCCCCGGTCATCCTCGATGATCTCTCGAGCGGGGTCGAGTCGTTCGTTCCCGAAGGAGTGCCGTTCGTGACGGGGAGCATCCTCGATCGCGAGCTCGTCGAGAAGACCCTGCGCGACCACGACGCCGAGGGCGTGATCCATGTCGCCGGCTTCAAGTACGCCGGGGTCTCGGTCCAGCGCCCGCTGCACACCTATGCGCAGAACGTCGAAGGCACCCGTGTGATCCTCGAGGCCATGGAGGGCGCAGGCGTCAGCAACATCGTCTTCTCGTCGTCGGCCGCCGTGTTCGGCACCCCGGATGTGCCCCTCGTCGTGGAGGGCACCGAGAAGAAGCCGGCCAGCCCCTACGGCGAGTCCAAGCTCATCGGCGAGTGGCTGCTGCGCGACCAGGCCGTCGCGACGGCAGAGACCGCCCGACCGCTGCGTCACACGTCGCTGCGTTATTTCAACGTGGTGGGCTCGGCCGATCCAACGGTCTACGACGTCAGCCCGCACAACCTCTTCCCGATCGTGTTCGAGGCGCTGCTCGCCGGAAAGACTCCGCGCATCAACGGCGACGACTACGACACCGAAGACGGCACGAACGTGCGCGACTACGTGCATGTCGGCGACATCGCCGCAGCGCACGTGGCTGCCGCACAGCGCCTCGCCGCAGGAGAGCCCCTCGAGCCCGCATACAACCTCGGTTCCGGAGACGGCCTGAGCGTGAAGCAGATCATGGATGCCGTCGCACGAGTCACCGGCATCGACTTCACGCCCGAGATCGGCCCGCGCCGGGCAGGTGATCCCGACCGTATCGTCGCGACGGGTGAGCTCGCCGCCCGTGACCTCGACTGGAAGATGCGCTACTCGGTCGACGAGATGGTCCGCACCGGCTGGGAGGCACGGCGCAACGCGTCGTGA
- a CDS encoding polysaccharide deacetylase family protein, whose translation MTSNLAERLGLDPGARAVIINADDFGMCHAANTAVSGLLEAGHIDSTTLMVPCAWAPEAMSFAAARTHLDVGVHLVLTSEWTDYRWRPLTGTATTLVDGAGCFPADALSVEHRASEGDVAEEISAQLRAALDAGVDVTHLDNHMGSVYGLLTGRDFLGPVLELAARHGLPFRLPRVLDGADAALAGRLAKAGAAADALGVEIIDRLWTHPFEEVPGESYEQVRDGFCALLRAVPAGVTEIYLHPMVDDDELRAVVDFGAAKRGHELRLLADPLVRDVFADEGLVRLGWRALRDLQRSRAA comes from the coding sequence ATGACCTCGAATCTCGCCGAACGGCTGGGGCTCGACCCCGGCGCCAGAGCGGTCATCATCAACGCAGACGACTTCGGCATGTGTCACGCAGCCAACACCGCCGTCTCCGGTCTGCTCGAGGCCGGGCACATCGACTCGACGACGCTCATGGTGCCGTGCGCGTGGGCGCCCGAGGCCATGTCGTTCGCGGCCGCTCGCACCCACCTCGACGTCGGCGTGCACCTCGTGCTCACGAGCGAATGGACCGACTACCGCTGGCGTCCGCTGACCGGCACCGCGACCACGCTCGTCGACGGTGCGGGATGCTTCCCGGCAGACGCCCTGTCTGTCGAGCACCGCGCCTCGGAGGGCGACGTGGCCGAAGAGATCTCGGCGCAGCTGCGGGCCGCGCTCGATGCGGGGGTCGACGTCACGCACCTCGACAACCACATGGGCTCGGTGTACGGGCTTCTCACCGGGCGCGACTTCCTCGGCCCGGTGCTCGAGCTGGCGGCGCGCCACGGACTGCCCTTCCGCCTGCCGCGGGTGCTCGACGGTGCGGATGCCGCGCTGGCCGGACGCCTCGCGAAGGCCGGAGCCGCGGCCGATGCACTCGGCGTCGAGATCATCGACAGGCTGTGGACGCATCCGTTCGAGGAGGTTCCCGGCGAGAGCTACGAGCAGGTCCGCGACGGATTCTGCGCTCTGTTGCGGGCGGTGCCGGCGGGGGTCACCGAGATCTACCTGCATCCCATGGTCGACGACGACGAGTTGCGGGCCGTCGTGGACTTCGGAGCGGCGAAACGCGGACACGAGCTGCGCCTTCTCGCCGACCCGCTGGTGCGAGACGTCTTCGCCGACGAGGGGCTGGTGCGTCTCGGCTGGCGGGCGCTGCGCGATCTGCAGAGGAGCCGTGCCGCATGA
- the galT gene encoding galactose-1-phosphate uridylyltransferase produces MRTETLSAGITKRATTLADGRELIYFDDPDTTLGAERAVDARTLDPRGDTASMRLDVLTGDWITVAANRQNRVMMPSADADPLAPQSPTNPSEVPSLYDVAVFENRSPAFGPALAEAIGIAPAASNPPRGLDDLAALGLGRSRTSVGRCEVVCFSPEHTGSFGTQSVTRARTVIEAWADRTAALSQLPGIEQIFPFENRGEAIGVTLPHPHGQIYAYPYVTPRTTRVLDSIDRTAPDLFQRILEFEQASERVVFRGEHWTAFVPFAARWPLEVHLMPHRHVPDFAATTDAERDELAPLYLRLLRGVDALYDTPTPYIAAWHQAPVNVGRESVRLHLQLTSPRRAADKLKFLAGSEAAMWAWAAEVTPEQGAARIREAIARADASPTDAHPTDTALTDAEEASA; encoded by the coding sequence ATGCGCACCGAGACCCTCTCCGCCGGAATCACGAAGCGAGCGACGACGCTCGCCGACGGCCGTGAGCTCATCTACTTCGACGACCCCGACACGACGCTGGGCGCCGAGCGCGCCGTCGACGCGCGCACCCTCGACCCTCGGGGCGACACGGCCTCGATGCGACTCGACGTGCTGACCGGCGACTGGATCACGGTCGCCGCCAACCGACAGAACCGCGTCATGATGCCGAGCGCCGACGCCGACCCGCTCGCCCCGCAGTCGCCGACCAACCCGTCCGAAGTGCCGTCGCTCTATGACGTCGCGGTGTTCGAGAACCGCTCGCCGGCCTTCGGCCCCGCCCTCGCCGAGGCGATCGGCATCGCCCCGGCCGCGAGCAACCCTCCGCGCGGACTCGACGACCTGGCGGCGCTCGGACTCGGCCGCAGCCGCACCTCGGTCGGGCGCTGCGAAGTCGTGTGCTTCAGCCCTGAGCACACGGGATCGTTCGGCACCCAGTCCGTCACCCGGGCTCGCACCGTGATCGAGGCGTGGGCCGACCGCACCGCAGCGCTCTCCCAGCTCCCGGGCATCGAGCAGATCTTCCCGTTCGAGAACCGCGGCGAGGCGATCGGCGTGACGCTGCCGCATCCGCACGGCCAGATCTACGCCTACCCCTACGTCACTCCGCGCACGACTCGCGTGCTCGACTCGATCGATCGCACCGCGCCCGACCTCTTCCAGCGCATCCTCGAGTTCGAGCAGGCGTCGGAACGGGTCGTCTTCCGCGGCGAGCACTGGACCGCGTTCGTGCCCTTCGCCGCCCGTTGGCCTCTCGAAGTGCACCTCATGCCGCACCGGCATGTGCCCGACTTCGCCGCCACCACGGATGCAGAGCGTGACGAGCTGGCGCCCCTCTACCTGCGTCTCCTCCGCGGTGTCGACGCGCTCTACGACACTCCGACCCCCTACATCGCCGCGTGGCACCAGGCCCCCGTCAACGTCGGCCGCGAGAGCGTGCGTCTGCACCTGCAGCTCACGAGTCCTCGACGCGCCGCAGACAAGCTCAAGTTCCTCGCCGGCTCCGAAGCAGCCATGTGGGCGTGGGCCGCAGAGGTCACGCCCGAACAGGGCGCCGCCCGCATCCGCGAGGCGATCGCCCGGGCGGACGCCAGCCCGACGGACGCGCACCCGACCGACACCGCCCTGACCGACGCAGAAGAGGCATCCGCATGA
- a CDS encoding Lrp/AsnC family transcriptional regulator, with the protein MSTPRKQPALDDISKRIIELLQEDGRRPYAEIGREVGLSEAAARQRVQRMTEAGIIQIVAVTDPMQLGFHRMSMIGIRVTGDPRLVAEELTKITELAYVVATLGTFDILVEAVCESDADLLDLIATRIRTIPGVTHTESLLYAGLYKDLYNWGTR; encoded by the coding sequence ATGAGCACTCCTCGGAAGCAGCCCGCGCTGGACGACATCTCGAAGCGCATCATCGAGCTCCTCCAGGAGGACGGACGACGTCCGTACGCCGAGATCGGCCGCGAGGTGGGCCTGAGCGAGGCTGCCGCACGTCAGCGCGTGCAGCGCATGACCGAGGCGGGGATCATCCAGATCGTCGCCGTCACGGATCCGATGCAGCTCGGCTTCCACCGCATGTCGATGATCGGCATCCGCGTGACCGGCGACCCGCGACTCGTCGCGGAGGAGCTGACGAAGATCACCGAGCTCGCGTACGTGGTCGCCACCCTCGGCACCTTCGACATCCTCGTCGAGGCCGTCTGCGAGAGCGACGCGGATCTGCTCGACCTCATCGCCACGCGCATCCGCACGATCCCCGGCGTGACGCACACCGAGAGCCTGCTCTACGCCGGGCTCTACAAGGACCTCTACAACTGGGGCACGCGCTGA
- a CDS encoding LacI family DNA-binding transcriptional regulator, whose translation MAMVASRAGVSGQTVSRVVNDSPRVDPLTRERVEKAMAELGYRPHRAARALRTGRSQTIGLVVTTLATVGNSRMLQATAEAAAERGYALTLVTAGDSVADAFERLAEQEVDGAIVLNEASALVPAAERPAGLRLVVVDAPGAADLAVVHSDHVGGAAAATAYLLGLGHETVHHLAGPSDSFAAAERERGWRETLVAAGIDPPAVARGDWSAEAGFTAGDALGAASAVFCANDQMALGLLRALAEAGRRVPEDVGVIGFDDVPDAANYRPPLTTIRQDFTALAHRAVDLLVAEIEGTAGVDASAVVPTLLIERASTR comes from the coding sequence ATGGCGATGGTCGCGTCACGCGCCGGGGTCTCGGGGCAGACCGTATCGCGCGTGGTCAACGACAGCCCACGGGTCGATCCCCTCACCCGTGAGCGCGTCGAGAAGGCGATGGCCGAGCTGGGATACCGCCCGCATCGCGCGGCGCGAGCGCTGCGCACCGGCCGCTCGCAGACGATCGGGCTCGTGGTGACGACCCTGGCGACGGTCGGCAACTCGCGGATGCTGCAGGCGACGGCCGAGGCTGCCGCCGAGCGCGGCTACGCCCTCACCCTCGTGACGGCGGGCGACAGCGTCGCCGACGCGTTCGAGCGCCTCGCCGAGCAGGAGGTCGACGGCGCCATCGTGCTCAATGAGGCCTCGGCGCTGGTGCCCGCTGCCGAACGGCCGGCGGGACTGCGCCTCGTGGTCGTCGATGCTCCGGGAGCGGCAGACCTCGCCGTCGTGCACAGCGACCATGTCGGTGGCGCGGCCGCCGCGACCGCGTATCTGCTGGGCCTCGGACATGAGACCGTCCATCATCTCGCGGGGCCGTCCGATTCGTTCGCCGCTGCCGAACGGGAGCGCGGCTGGCGTGAGACTCTCGTCGCTGCGGGTATCGATCCTCCGGCGGTCGCGCGCGGCGATTGGTCGGCCGAAGCCGGCTTCACGGCGGGCGATGCCCTCGGCGCAGCATCCGCCGTCTTCTGCGCCAACGACCAGATGGCGCTCGGACTGCTGCGCGCGCTCGCCGAGGCGGGAAGGCGGGTGCCCGAGGACGTCGGCGTCATCGGATTCGACGACGTGCCGGATGCCGCGAACTACCGCCCGCCGCTGACCACGATCCGGCAGGACTTCACCGCGCTCGCGCACCGGGCCGTCGACCTGCTCGTCGCCGAGATCGAGGGAACCGCTGGCGTCGACGCATCCGCAGTGGTGCCCACCCTCTTGATCGAGCGCGCCAGCACACGCTGA
- a CDS encoding MFS transporter, whose product MTSLTTRLRERRLDAAPTRAQTIAFGASGFPTQLMAQTFSAFVVYFYVTQLGVAPAWVAGALVAHGVLSAVLNPVVGALSDRIRTPWGRRIPWIGLGIVPLVVAFALVWMPPELPTGGLIVWFLVVVAVYDIAFVVVVLNISALFPEIFRTTEERARGNVPRQVFAILGMVLGTAGAPALYGWIGWAGMAIVLSAVCLVLLAWSFIGGMLERRVPEATSEAMRWGAQLAYTFRNRAFVPYVLGSLFMQTAIAVILAGLPFYVRYSLRAAEGESSVLLGAIFVTAIPSIVLWSSVVRRTTPRTALLWSVAVFGLAVVGYLLPTGVLAAALVGVGVGVGVGGLLQLLEVVLAQIIDDDAMRTGHRREGAYFGVNGFVVRGSVVLQAIVAAIVLTASGFDSSLGDAQPESVDAGIRVMVAVVPLVFSALAWLCFLAYPIRSRDV is encoded by the coding sequence ATGACCTCGCTCACCACGCGGCTGCGTGAGCGTCGACTGGATGCTGCGCCCACTCGCGCGCAGACGATCGCGTTCGGCGCCTCGGGCTTCCCGACCCAGCTCATGGCCCAGACCTTCTCGGCCTTCGTCGTGTACTTCTACGTCACGCAGCTGGGGGTCGCTCCCGCATGGGTCGCCGGCGCACTGGTCGCCCACGGCGTGCTGAGCGCGGTGCTCAATCCGGTGGTGGGCGCGCTCTCCGATCGCATCCGCACGCCCTGGGGGCGGCGCATCCCCTGGATCGGGCTCGGCATCGTGCCGCTCGTGGTCGCGTTCGCGCTGGTCTGGATGCCACCGGAACTGCCCACCGGCGGGCTGATCGTGTGGTTCCTCGTCGTGGTCGCGGTGTACGACATCGCGTTCGTCGTGGTGGTGCTCAACATCTCTGCGCTCTTCCCCGAGATCTTCCGCACCACAGAGGAACGGGCGCGCGGCAACGTGCCTCGACAGGTCTTCGCGATCCTCGGCATGGTCCTGGGAACGGCCGGGGCTCCCGCGCTCTATGGATGGATCGGCTGGGCGGGCATGGCGATCGTGCTCTCCGCGGTGTGCCTGGTGCTGCTCGCATGGTCGTTCATCGGCGGCATGCTCGAGCGCCGGGTGCCCGAGGCCACGTCGGAGGCCATGCGATGGGGTGCGCAGCTGGCATACACGTTCCGCAACCGCGCCTTCGTGCCATATGTGCTCGGATCCCTGTTCATGCAGACGGCGATCGCCGTGATCCTCGCGGGGCTCCCGTTCTACGTGCGCTACTCGTTGCGCGCCGCCGAGGGGGAGAGCAGCGTGCTGCTCGGCGCGATCTTCGTCACCGCCATCCCGTCGATCGTGCTGTGGAGTTCCGTCGTGCGACGGACGACACCGCGCACGGCGCTGCTGTGGAGCGTGGCGGTCTTCGGACTCGCGGTGGTGGGGTATCTGCTGCCGACCGGGGTGCTGGCCGCGGCCCTCGTGGGCGTGGGTGTGGGCGTGGGGGTCGGTGGACTGCTGCAGCTGCTCGAGGTGGTGCTCGCTCAGATCATCGACGACGACGCGATGCGCACCGGGCATCGGCGCGAGGGCGCGTACTTCGGAGTGAACGGCTTCGTGGTGCGCGGCTCGGTGGTGCTGCAGGCGATCGTCGCGGCGATCGTGCTGACCGCATCCGGCTTCGACTCGTCACTGGGCGATGCTCAGCCGGAGTCGGTCGACGCGGGGATCCGCGTGATGGTGGCGGTGGTTCCACTGGTGTTCAGCGCGCTCGCGTGGCTCTGCTTCCTCGCCTATCCGATCCGTTCCCGGGACGTGTGA